In the genome of uncultured Sphaerochaeta sp., the window GGTTCCCCGAAGGGGGTCCCTACAATCTTTTTTACCTGTGACTTGGCGCGAAGGGCGAAGTAGTAGTCGTAGAGCTTGGGCTGCTTCTCCTTGATGAGGCGTGCGATGCTGATGGTCGCCACCACATCCACCAGTGCGTCATGGGCGCCGACCTGCTCAATGTCATTGGCCTCGGTGAGGGCGGTCAGGCGGAAGGTCGGATTCCCCGTCTCTTCCTTGCGTGGCGGCCATTTGATGCCCTCGGGGCGCAGGTCGTAGGCAGCTCTCACCAGATCGATGATGTCCCAGCGGCTGCAGTTGTTGTCCCACTCCCGTTTGTAGGGGTCCAGGAAGTTCCGATAGAGAGCATTGCGGATGAACTCATCGTCGAAACGGATGTTGTTGAAACCAGCTACCACGGTATTGGGTTTTGAGAACTCCGCATTGATGCGTTCGATCAACTCACTTTCGCACAGGCCCTTGCGGTTCACTTCCTGGGGCGTGATGCCGGTTATTGTGCACGAGAGCGGATCGGGAAGGTAGTCGTCGCTGAGTTTGGCGTAGAGCACGATGGGCTCTCCGATGGGGTTGAGGTCAAGGTCGGTTCTCTGTCCTGCAAACTGTGCGATCCTGTCATACCTGCTGTCCAGGCCGAAGGTTTCTAGGTCATACCAGAAGATGGTGGTTTGTTTGGCGTGGTAACTCATGCCAACAAGTGTATCATATTCGCCGGCTTCTGTCTTTTTTCCAAGCTGAGGTTGTTCTCTTTCCATCAGTGATTTATGATGGAGGAAAAGGGTTGTCATGAAATACCTAGTGACCATAGTGCTGTTGTTGTCCCTCCTAGCCCCGCTCGGGGCAAAGGCTCCTACTGCCAACGATGTGACGGTTGCGATTGCCGCCATCACCGATTCGGCCATTTGTACGGTTGCCGCTTTTCTGAACTCTCCTTCCCTTGAGTTGCCCGGGAGCACTCTTCACTTCAGGTCCAATGAGACCCTTCCTTCCCTCCTCATCTTCCAGCAGTCCGATATCGGCTCATACCTGCCGGTCTTCCTCAAGACGAAGGAGGGCAACGGATCCTTCTTCGCTTCGCTCTTGCAGGCTGCGCGCGGTCCATTGAACGATATTGCCATCCAGTACCTTACCGTCCATGGCTGGGAAGTTGGGCATGCCATTCTCAAGGGGGCCGCGGTCACCAGCTGGGGAGAGGGCATGACCTTGGCCAGTCTCATGACAAGTGTTGTGACCAGCGGACGGATCCCTCCCATTCTTGTTGCAACCGATGTGACGGTTGAAGGCAGAAGGGTAAGCACCCCTGTTCGTGTTGAGGGGACTTTTATGTTACACTCCGATGACGAGGGCTATTTTGCAGTACGCCCCCTTACGCTGAAAATCAATGGGGAGGAACGGGAAGTCTAGGTCGGCTTTCCCAACCCCTAGGAGGAATCATGTCCGATATTGTCCAGAAGACCGCAGATTTCTTGTCCCGGCGGGGAGTAGACCCAGCCACCGTTGACATGCACCAGCTTATTGATATGTTCCTGAGTGAGATGGAACGGGGGCTTGCCGGTGATGAAGGCGGCTCTTTGAAGATGATCCCCACCTATACCGAAATCGTCCATGCCCTTCCCAAGAATGAACCGGTCATTGTCCTCGATGCGGGCGGGACCAACTTCCGCACCTGCCTTGTCACCTTCGATGACGAGGGAGTGGCCCATATCGAGGATTTCCGGAAAGTCTCCATGCCTGGGGTAAAGGAAGAGGTTACTGCCCAGCAGTTCTTCAGTACCTTTGCTGACAATGTGGAGCGCCTGATCGACAAGAGTGACAAAATCGGATTCTGCTTCTCGTACGCTGCTGCCATCACCAGCGACCATGATGGCATCCCCTTGGTGTTTTCCAAAGAGATCAAGGCTCCCGAGGTCATCGGAAAGCCTGTGGGGGCAAGCTTGCTTGCTGAGCTGGCAAGACGGGGCTACGATGTCTCACGCAAGAAGCTTGCCCTGCTCAATGACACGGTGGCAACCCTGCTTGCAGGCCAGGCGGCTCCCACCTCGAATGCCTACAGCGGCTACATCGGCTTCATCCTGGGGACCGGCACCAATACCGCCTATGTGGAGCAGAACAGCGCAATCGGAAAACTGAATGTTGCTGATGCCAGGAGCCAGATCATCAACATTGAGTCCGGAAACTTCGACTTCTGTCCCAGTGAGCTTGACCGTCAGTTCTTCGACTCCACCAAGCAGCCCGAGCAGTATCATCTGGAGAAGATGATAAGCGGAGCGTATCTCGGTCCTCTGAGCAGTCTGGTCATCACCAAGGCCATCGAGGACGGGGTGCTGAGCCAGACCTTCGCCGCTCGGTATGCCAAGCTTGGTGGGGTGAACACCACGGTGATGAGCAACTACCTTGAGATGCCGTACAACCAGGAGTATGCGCTTGTCGCTTGCTGTGACGGCAACACCGACGATGCCATCGCCCTGTGGATGATCATAGACTCCATCATTGCCCGTGCAGCCAAGCTCACTGCGGCGAATCTTGCCGCAACGGTGATCAAGAGCGGTGCAGGAACCGATCCTCGCCACCCGGTGTGCATCAATGCCGACGGAACGACGTTCTACAAGACCGAGTATCTGAAGAAGTACACCGAGTACTATCTGCATACGTATCTTCAGCTGGAGCGCAAGCGGTACTACCAGTTCGTCAGGATCGACGACTCACCAACCATTGGGGCGGCCATTGCAGGTCTGAGCCTCTAGGAAGGAGTGTCCCTTGGGTGACTGTTTTTCGCTGGAAACGCGAAGCAGGATCATGGCGAGCATCAAGGCAAAGGATACCAAGGCTGAACTGTTGGTCAGACGCCATCTGTTCCGCCATGGGTTCCGCTATCGGGTCAATGATGCTCGCTTGCCCGGCAAACCCGATATCGTGCTTCCCAAATACAAGACCGTCATTTTTCTCCACGGTTGCTTTTGGCATGCCCACCAGGGGTGTCCTCATTTCGTCTTGCCAAAGACCAATAGTCCGTTCTGGGAACAAAAGCTTGCAAGAAACAGGCAGCGGGACCAAGAAGTCACTGCGCGGTTGCTGAGTATGGGCTACCGTGTGCTGGTGATATGGGAGTGCGAGCTCTCTCCCGCCAAGCGGCGGGAGGAGACCCTGGAAGGGTTGCTCAACGAGTTGTGGCAGGGCGGTGATGCTTAGGCTTCTGCAGCAGTTGCAAGCATTGAGCGATGCCAGTCAAGCAGATAGTGGTAGCGGTCAGGGTCATCCCCTTTTGCATCAACAACCACCCGGAAGACCGGCTCGGTCTTGCTGCCACGCATCCACAGAAAATCGGTGATGGCGCCATCCTTGTCCCTGAAAACCACCTTGTAGCCACCTGTGTAGGGCTCGCAGCGATGTTCTTCCCCCATGCCCTCATGGCTTTCGGTACCTTCGGTCTGAAAGACTGCAAAGCTGTGGATATCGAATTGGGCAAGCGCTTGCTTGCGTTTCTCCCACTCGGCTTGCAGGAGTACCTCGTAGCGATTTTTCAGGATTTGGTGGCTGATGGCAACCTGCATTTTCCCGTCATCCGAAAAAGCCCCGGTGGTCTGGAATGCGGGAAGACTTTCGATGACCTTCTCCAAGGTGATCGGGTGGGGTACCTCATGTCCGTTTGCACGGAACCAGAGCTTTGCGATATCACGGTTGCGCAGCAGCTTTACCAGGCTGAGCAAGGTGTTCAGCGGGTCGCGTACCTTTGCCGGGTGAGTGATGTTCCCCCCGTTGGACCCTTCGCCCAGGATGGGGACCAGATACCCCTCTGCCCGCTTTTTCTCGGCGAGTTCCACCACATTTGCCTCCCCAACCTCACAGCGGAAGACCTCTGCATCGAAGGTTTGGGCAATCTTGTCGATTCTCAGCGAGGTTGGACCGTTCACCACCGTAGCCAGGAGGGCGGACGGGTGGGCAAGACGGGTATGGGAGAACTCGGCAAGAACCACAAGGGCGAAGACGCTCTGCGCGTCGAGTATCTGGGCTTTGCCGCTGGACGTATCGATGTACACCAGGTTTCCCCGGTCGCCGTCATTGTCAGGAACATAGCCGATCCTGAACGACGGATCGCGTGCGTAGAGACTCTCCAGCGACTGCTGGCAGAGTTGGAGGCTTTCACCCTCCGGGACGATCGCATGAACGATCTGTCCGACTTTGTCATTGAGCATGACTACCTTGATGCCAAGCTTGGTCAAAAAGCGCTTGTCAATGCTCACCGACCGTGCACTTCCGTTCAACTCCCCCAAAATGCCCAGTGGACTTTTCTGCCCTTCCTGGGCGAGTGCACCCACAAACGCAGCATGCTCGGACGACTGTTTGCTTTTGGTTGCCGTAAACAGTGTGAAAGCCTCATACCGGTCTTCGCTTTGCTCGCGTTGGCTCCTCACCGCTGAGAGCACCTCTTGGTACCATTGGGTGGGCATTGAGGCGCTGAGTCTTTGCAGGTAGGCCAAGGCTTGGTCCTCTTCCTGGACAATCGTGAGAAAGTGCTTTTTAAGCACCTCCGCTTCGGTTGCGGAAAATACACCACCCTTGCTGCCGAACTTGAACCCGTTGTGACCTACCGGATTATGGCTGGCGCTGATGTAGAAGAAGGCTGAGGCTTCCTCCGGATGCAGGTTGCAGTCCGCCATGATCTGGGGGGCTGCCGTGATGAAGAGGTAGCGTACCTTGCACCCGAGGCTGGTCAGGGTCCGGCAGACAATGTCTCCCAGAACCCTTCCGGTTGGTCTGGCATCGAGCCCGACAAGGATGGTGATATCGCTTTGCGCAAGTACAGGCTTGCCTTCGAGCACCGCGTCCTTGCCCGCAGCCTGCAGGCCGAGGTAGCGGCAGAGCGCCAAGGCTGCCAAGGCGGTGAGCGCCGCGTCGACAGTTCTGATCTGGTCGGTGGAGTCCTCCTCATCACCGCTTTGGGCAAACACTTTCCTCCACCCGGAAGCTGAGACGATCATGGATGACAGAGCCTGCAGGAGAGCTTCTTGGGATGGCACGGGAAACGCAAGTGCATCGACTTGCTCATCGGCTATGGGAAGATGGCTGAGGGTATCGTAGACAAGCATAGGACCTCCACAGATGCGAGTATATCA includes:
- a CDS encoding hexokinase, with translation MSDIVQKTADFLSRRGVDPATVDMHQLIDMFLSEMERGLAGDEGGSLKMIPTYTEIVHALPKNEPVIVLDAGGTNFRTCLVTFDDEGVAHIEDFRKVSMPGVKEEVTAQQFFSTFADNVERLIDKSDKIGFCFSYAAAITSDHDGIPLVFSKEIKAPEVIGKPVGASLLAELARRGYDVSRKKLALLNDTVATLLAGQAAPTSNAYSGYIGFILGTGTNTAYVEQNSAIGKLNVADARSQIINIESGNFDFCPSELDRQFFDSTKQPEQYHLEKMISGAYLGPLSSLVITKAIEDGVLSQTFAARYAKLGGVNTTVMSNYLEMPYNQEYALVACCDGNTDDAIALWMIIDSIIARAAKLTAANLAATVIKSGAGTDPRHPVCINADGTTFYKTEYLKKYTEYYLHTYLQLERKRYYQFVRIDDSPTIGAAIAGLSL
- a CDS encoding very short patch repair endonuclease is translated as MGDCFSLETRSRIMASIKAKDTKAELLVRRHLFRHGFRYRVNDARLPGKPDIVLPKYKTVIFLHGCFWHAHQGCPHFVLPKTNSPFWEQKLARNRQRDQEVTARLLSMGYRVLVIWECELSPAKRREETLEGLLNELWQGGDA
- a CDS encoding phosphoglucomutase; this encodes MLVYDTLSHLPIADEQVDALAFPVPSQEALLQALSSMIVSASGWRKVFAQSGDEEDSTDQIRTVDAALTALAALALCRYLGLQAAGKDAVLEGKPVLAQSDITILVGLDARPTGRVLGDIVCRTLTSLGCKVRYLFITAAPQIMADCNLHPEEASAFFYISASHNPVGHNGFKFGSKGGVFSATEAEVLKKHFLTIVQEEDQALAYLQRLSASMPTQWYQEVLSAVRSQREQSEDRYEAFTLFTATKSKQSSEHAAFVGALAQEGQKSPLGILGELNGSARSVSIDKRFLTKLGIKVVMLNDKVGQIVHAIVPEGESLQLCQQSLESLYARDPSFRIGYVPDNDGDRGNLVYIDTSSGKAQILDAQSVFALVVLAEFSHTRLAHPSALLATVVNGPTSLRIDKIAQTFDAEVFRCEVGEANVVELAEKKRAEGYLVPILGEGSNGGNITHPAKVRDPLNTLLSLVKLLRNRDIAKLWFRANGHEVPHPITLEKVIESLPAFQTTGAFSDDGKMQVAISHQILKNRYEVLLQAEWEKRKQALAQFDIHSFAVFQTEGTESHEGMGEEHRCEPYTGGYKVVFRDKDGAITDFLWMRGSKTEPVFRVVVDAKGDDPDRYHYLLDWHRSMLATAAEA